Part of the Oncorhynchus nerka isolate Pitt River linkage group LG14, Oner_Uvic_2.0, whole genome shotgun sequence genome is shown below.
GTCTCTGGTCTCTTGGTACGGCCAACCCCGGTTCATTCTACCGTCTCTGGTCTCTTGGTACGGCCAACCCCGGTTCATTCTACCGTCTCTGGTCTCTTGGTACGGCCAACCCCGGTTCATTCTACCGTCTCTGGTCTCTTGGTACGGCCAACCCCGGTTCATTCTACCGTCTCTGGTCTCTTGGTACGGCCAAACCCCGGTTCATTCTATTGTCTCTGGTCTCTTGGTACGGCCAAACCCCGGTTCATTCTACCTCCTCTGGTCTCTTGGTACGGCCAACCCCGGTTCATTCTATCGTCTCTGGTCTCTTGGTACGGCCAACCCCGGTTCATTCTACCGCCTCTGGTCTCTTGGTACGGCCAACCCCGGTTCATTCTACCGTCTCTGGTCTCTTGGTACGGCCAAACCCCGGTTCATTCTACCGTCTCTGGTCTCTTGGTACGGCCAACCCCGGTTCATTCTACCTCCTCTGGTCTCTTGGTACGGCCAACCCCGGTTCATTCTACCGTCTCTGGTCTCTTGGTACGGCCAACCCCGGTTCATTCTACCTCCTCTGGTCTCTTGGTACGGTCAACCCGGTTCATTCTACCGTCTCTGGTCTCTTGGTACGGTCAACCCCGGTTCATTCTACCGTCTCTGGTCTCTTGGTACGGTCAACCCCGGTTCATTCTACCGTCTCTGGTCTCTTGGTACGGCCAAACCCCGGTTCATTCTACCGTCTCTGGTCTCTTGGTACGGTCAACCCCGGTTCATTCTACCGTCTCTGGTCTCTTGGTACGGCCAACCCCGGTTCATTCTACCGTCTCTGGTCTCTTGGTACGGCCAACCCCGGTTCGCTCAGCTGAGTCCAAGCTCTTTTCTGTCCTGTTGGAGTCCCTGGCCAGCTTCAGAAAAATAACTGATACTCTACCTCTTTAAAGTGTATCTTAAATAAACccacagtaccccccccccacacaccttaTGAACTCTGACCTTGCTCATAACTATTTTATTGAGGACAAATGTAATCAAATCCAATCCAatgtaatttgtcacatgcgcctcaTACAACAGGtaatagacctcacagtgaaatgctgactttacaagcccttaaccaacaatgctttaaagaagattaagaaaaataagtgttaagtaataaatttaaaaaaagataGTAAAAGTAACAAATGATTAAACAACAGCAGTAAAATATCAGGCGGGGAGGCCATGTACTgactatgcctgtgatatgtggttgtcgtACCTGTCCCAGCTGTAACACCTGTCCCAACTGTCCCAACTGTTCCAACCCAACTGTTCTCCCTGTCCCAACTGTCCCACGTGTCCCAACTGTTTTCACCTGTCCCAACTGTTCTCCCTGTCCCAACTGTCCCACGTGTCCCAACTGTTTTCACCTGTCCCAACTATCCCAATTGTTCCACCTGTCCACCGGTTCTACCTGTCCCAACTGTCCTACCTGTCCCAACTGTTCCAACCATCTACCTGTCCCCCGGTACCACCTGTCCCACCTGTCCCACCTGTCCCAACTGtccacatgtcaaaaatgttccAACCGTTTACCTGTCCCAACTGTCTCACATGTCTACCTGTCCCAACTGTCCCACCTGTCCCAACTGTCTACATGTCCACCTGTTCCAACTGTTTTCACCTGTCCCACCTGTCCCAACTGTCCACATGTCCCAACTGTTTCAACCATTTACCTGTCCCACCTTTCCACCTGTTCCAACTGTCACAACTGTTCCACCTCTCCACCTGTTCCAACCGTTTACCTGTCCCAACTTCCCAACTGTCCCAACTGTCCCAACTGTCTACATGTCCCAACTCTTCCAACCATTTACCAACTGTCCACACCTGTCCCACCTGTTTTACCTGTCCCACCAGCCCCACATTTTTACCTGTCCCAACTGTCCCACTTGTCCCAACTGTCCCACCAGCCCCACCTTTCCCACCTGTCCAAACTGTCCCAACTGGTATACCTGTCCCACCTGGTCCAACTGTCCCACCTGTCCAACTGTCCCATTTGTCccaactgtaagtctctctggatgagagcatctgctaaatgaataAAATGTAAAACATAGATCGTTATCATCACAGGCTTTTGGGAGAAGTTTTTGAAGGAAGTAGAAACGTCCCCCATGAATCTGAGGTGGACTACgacagaggggcggcagggtagcctagtggttagagcgttggactagtaaccggaaggttgcaagttcaaacccccgagctgacaaggtacaaatctgtcgttctgcccctgaacaggcagttaacccactgttctgaggccgtcattgaaaataagaatttgttcttaactgacttgcctagttaaataaaggtaaaaaataaataaatgtttagaCAAATCAACATCGAATAAGATAATGTGGTGAAACTTTAGTGATGTATAGTTTTATTTTTAAACCCCCCTTTTCTAAATGAATTACATTAGAAATGTTCTTGAGAAACAAGGGGTATCCGAAGCCACACATCTCATTCAACCGTTTTATTCCTTCCAGTTGCTCAAAGatgaacaaaaataacaaatcgTCACGGAAATTGGTTCCCACGGAAAcatgtcaccccccccccccccccctcaagctGCTGGGGCAGATGCTAAATACAAGGGTATCCCCCCTGCTCCCATCAACACCACCCCCTTAACCCTGAATCTTGTGGTCCTCATAAGGATAGgtaaaccaaacacacacacacaccacacacacacacgcgcacacacacacacacacacacacacacacacacacacacacacacacacacacacacacacacacacacacacacacacacacacacacacacacacacacacacacacacacacacacacacactttagggGCTGTGGCCTTTGTCTGTCACTAATTGAGGACCCTGCTTCATTTAATGGGGTTTTTAATGGTGGTTAAATGATAGAGTTTTTGATGGTGGTTGAATGGTAGCTGGTGCTGTGGGTTAAATGCATCTTAATCAGAGTCACTAATCCTGTGATTAACAGAAACAGACGAGGTGTGAGGAGCTGTGAGGAGCTGTGAGGAGAGGTTGTTAATTGAGAGGCTGCTGCTCTGCCCCCTGTGctcgggagaggagagacgagaaggTGGGGttggggggagagatggagaggagagaggaggagatggggctggggagagatggagaggagagaggaggagagggggctgggtggagagatggagaggagagaggaagagatggggctgggtggagagatggagggagagaggaggagatggggctgggtggagagatggagaggagagaggaagagatggggctggatggagagatagagaggaggagatgagaggagagaggaggagatggggctgggtggagagatggagaggagagatgaggagatggggctgggtggagagatggagaggagagaggaggagatgagaggagagatgagaagatGGGGCTGgctgaagagatggagaggagagaggaggagatgagaggagagaggaggagatgagagaggagagagaggaggagatggggctgggggagagatggagaggagagaggaggagatggagctgggggagagatgtagaggagaggagagaggaggagatggggctgggggagagatggagaggagagaggaggaggagatggggctggtggagagatggagaggagagaggaggagatggggctgggtggagtgatggagaggagagaggaggaggagatggtgctcggggagagatggagaggagagatgagaggagagaggaggagatgagaggagagaggaggagatggggctgggggagagatggagagatgagaggaggagatggggctgggggagagatggagaggagaggagagagaggaggagatggggctgggtggagagagggagaggagagaggaggagatggggttgggggagagatggagaggagagaggaggagatggggctgggtggagagatggagaggaaagaggaggagatggggttgggggagagatggagaggagagaggaggagatggggctgggggagaggagagaggaggagatggggctgggggagagatggagaggagagaggaggagatggggctgggggagagatggagaggagagtggaggagagaggaagagagggggctgggggagagatggagaggagaggaggagagaggaagagatggagagatgagaggagagaggaagagatggagagatgagaggagagaggaagagatggggctgggagagagatggagaggagagaggaggagatggggctgggagagagatggagggagagaggaggagatggggttggggggagagatggagaggagagaggagatggggctgggtggagagatggagaggagagaggaggagatggggttgggggagagatgtgaggagagaggaggaaatggggctggatggagagatggagaggagagaggaggagatggggctgggggagagatggagtCTCCTCCATATCTCTGTATCTGACCTTGGTAGTCTCCTCCATATCTCTGTATCTGACCTTGGTAGTCTCCTCCATATCTCTTTATCTGACCTTGGTCGTCTCCTCCATTTCCCTGTATCTGACCTTGGTAGTCTCCTCCATATCTCTGTATTTGACCTTGGTAGACTCCTCCATATCTCTGTATCTGACCTTGGTAGTCTCCTCCATATCTCTTTATCTGACCTTGGTAGTCTCCTCCATATCTCTTTATCTGACCTTGGTAGCTCAGTCTCCTCCATATCTCTGTATCTGACCTTGGTAGTCTCCTCCATATCTCTGTATCTGACCTTGGTAGTCTCCTCCATATCTCTGTATCTGACCTTGGTAGTCTCCTCCATATCTCTTTATCTGACCTTGGTAGCTCAGTCTCCATATCTCTGTATCTGACCTTGGTAGTTCATTCTCCTCCATATCTCTGTATCTGACCTTGGTTCTCAGTCTCCTCCATATCTCTGTATCTGACCTTGGTAGACTCCTCCATATCTCTTTATCTGACCTTGGTAGTCTCCTCCATATCTCTGTATCTGACCTTGGTAGTCTCCTCCATATCTCTGTATCTGACCTTGGTAGACTCCTCCATATCTCTGTATCTGACCTTGGTAGACTCCTCCATATCTCTTTATCTGACCTTGGTAGACTCCTCCATATCTCTGTATCTGACCTTGGTAGTCTCCTCCATATCCCTGTATCTGACCTTGGTAGACTCCTCCATATCTCTGTATCTGACCTTGGTAGTCTCCTTCATATCTCTTTATCTGACCTTGGTAGACTCCTCCATATCTCTGCATCTGACCTTGGTAGTCTCCTCCATATCCCTGTATCTGACCTTGGTAGTCTCCTCCATATCTCTGTATCTGACCTTGGTAGTCTCCTCCATATCCCTGTATCTGACCTTGGTAGTCTCCTCCATATCCCTGTATCTGACCTTGGTAGTCTCCTCCATATCTCTGTATCTGACCTTGGTAGACTCCTCCATATCTCTGTATCTGACCTTGGTAGACTCCTCCATATCTCTGTATCTGACCTTGGTAGTCTCCTCCATATCCCTGTATCTGACCTTGGTAGACTCCTCCATATCTCTGTATCTGACCTTGGTAGTCTCCTCCATATCTCTTTATCTGACCTTGGTAGACTCCTCCATATCTCTGCATCTGACCTTGGTAGTCTCCTCCATATCCCTGTATCTGACCTTGGTAGTCTCCTCCATATCTCTGTATCTGACCTTGGTAGTCTCCTCCATATCCCTGTATCTGACCTTGGTAGTCTCCTCCATATCCCTGTATCTGACCTTGGTAGTCTCCTCCATATCTCTGTATCTCACCTTGGTCGCCTCCTCCATATCTCTGTATCTGACCTTGGTAGACTCCTCCATATCTCTGTATCTGACCTTGGTCGCCTCCTCcatatctctgtatctgtctcctcCATATATCTGACCTTGGTAGACTCCTCCATATCCCTGGgacctgtatctctgtatctgacCTTGGTAGACTCCTCCATATCTCTGTATCTGACCTTGGTCGCCTCCTCCATATCTCTGTATCTGACCTTGGTAGACTCCTCCATATCTCTGTATCTGACCTTGGTAGACTCCTCCATATCTCTTTATCTGACCTTGGTAGACTCCTCCATATCTCTGTATCTGACCTTGGTAGACTCCTCCATATCTCTGTATCTGACCTCGGTCGTCTCCTCCATATCTCTTTATCTGACCTTTGGTCGCCTCCTCCATATCCCTGTATCTGACCTTGGTAGACTCCTCCATATCTCTTTATCTGACCTTGGTCGTCTCCTCCATATCTCTTTATCTGACCTTGGTCGCCTCCTCCATATCTCTTTATCTGACCTTGGTCGTCTCCTTCATATCTCTTTATCTGACCTTGGTCGCCTCCTCAATTCCTTTGATGAAGACAACACCATATAGAAAACAACTTTAGATGTAAATAGAAAACTGCTGAGAGGAGAATGTCCCCTGGGAGTGAAGGCAGATTGGTATAGTCTCACAGAACTCCAACCCAAAtcaacccctcttctcctcctccttctagcCCCATATGTTTCCTCTCGTCCGTCTGCTtgctctctactcctctctatcaCATTTCTTTCCTCGCTGTATATTTTAGCACCTTTTCCTCTAAAgctcgtcctctctcctgtgaTCTGCTCCACACTACGGGATAAATAGGAGCCGAGGAGGAATTAGAAAAGCTAGTGACTGCTGAAGAATAACCTGAGGCTTTTATTGATCTGATATTATTAATGGTGGGTTCATCGTCCCTTGTAGTAGGAATTAGAAAAGCTAGCGACTGCTGAAGAATAACCTGAGGCTTTTATTGATCTGATATTATTAATGGTGGGTTCATCGTCCCTTGTAGTAGGAATTAGAAAAGCTAGCGACTGCTGAAGAATAACCTGAGGCTTTTATTGATCTGATATTATTAATGGTGGGTTCATCGTCCCTTGTAGTAGGAATTAGAAAAGCTAGCGACTGCTGAAGAATAACCTGAGGCTTTTATTGATCTGATATTATTAATGGTGGGTTCATCGTCCCTTGTAGTAGGAATTAGAAAAGCTAGCGACTGCTGAAAAATAAATGGTGGGTTCATCGTCCCATGTAGAGGTGTTGTTGAGGTTCTGTTTTTACACATCTTTAGGTTTCTCATTCATTAGATAATAAAGACCCATAGACCCATCCCACTTCTTGTCATAATGGACCGAGAATTGGGTCACAAAGGCTTTGAAGCAGCAGTTCTCAGAAAAACTAAGGGTCGCGACCCCATGTGGAGTCGCCTGGTATGAAAATGGGGTTGCGCAAGAATTTCCCAAATcctaaaaaaaagatatatatatatttattaattcGTACAaaattatatatttattataatatCATCTATGTATGTCAAAATCATTGTATTGTGGGTTTTTTTCTTTAAAAATCtaattaaaatgtattaaaactaGTTAGGGATGGGCGGGACGCaaatgtctcaactggccaatgaaaatgcagagcgccagattaaaataaaatgctataaaattaaaaactttcattaaatcacacatgtaagatactcaattaaagctacactcgttgtgaatccagccaacgtgtcagattttTAAGATGCTTTTTcgggcgaaagcataagaagctattatctgatagcctgcacccatctgcaccagcagtaaacaaatgagttagcatatttcaaccctgcaggcgctacacaaaacgctgaaataaaatataaaacattccttacctttgacgagcttctttttgttggcactcctatatgtcccataaacatcacaattggtccttttgttcgattaattccgtccaaaaTGTCCGTTTTATAAAacgcatttgatccagaaaaaacagcttaaaaaaaacgcaacgtcaacgtcactacaaaacatttcaaaagttgcctataaactttgacaaaatatttcaaactacttttgtaatacaactttaggtatttttttaaacgttaataatcgatcaaattgtagacgggtctttctgtgttcaatacaggaatgaAAACAAAACCAGCGATACTTTttacgtcttgcgcaactctcaacagtgttacccagttcctagttggcctacttcttcattgcacaaaggaataacctcaaccaaattctaaagactggtgacatccagtggaagcggtaggaactgaaaacaggttcctaagaTATATCCCCGGGCAATGACAactcagagaacagagagaggaagaaaaaacaaatctgaacagttagtcctcggggttttgcctgctacataagttctgttatactcacagacatgattcaaacagttttagaaacgtcagagtgttttctatccaaatctatgaataatatgcatatcttatattcttggcatgagtagcaggaagttgaaattgggcacgctatttatccaaaagtgaaaattctgccccctagccccaagaGGTTTTAACATCTAAAAGAAACGCCGTTAGATCAGGTAAAAGGCCGCACTTAAACATTCATTAGATCAGGTAAAAGGCCGCACTTAAACATTCATTAGATCAGGGAAAAGGCCGCACTTAAACATTCATTAGATCAGGGAAAAGGCCGCACTTAAACATTCATTAGATCAGGGAAAAGGCCGCACTTAAACATTCATTAGATCAGGGAAAAGGCCGCACTTAAATATTCATTAGATCAGGGAAAAGGCCGCACTTAAACATTCATTAGATCAGGGAAAAGGCCGCACTTAAATATTCATTAGATCAGGGAAAAGGCCGCACTTAAACATTCATTGCACTTGAATCATTCCCAAGGTGAATGGTTAGGACCCTCTATGGTATTAAACCAAACACTATTGAATCATTCCCAAGGTGAATAGTTAGGACCCTCTATGGTATTAAACCACACACTATTGAATCATTCCCAAGGTGAATAGTTAGGACCCTCTATGCTATGAAACCAAACACTATTGAATCATTCCCAAGGTGAAAGGTTAGGACCCTCTATGCTATTAAACCACACACTATTGAATCATTCCCAAGGTGAAAGGTTAGGACCCTCTATGCTATTAAACCACACACTATTGAATCattaaaaaataattttaaaacattaaaaaaatatatatattttggcattaatacgtgtcacatatcagtttgcaaacaatgtaaaatatatatatatatatatatcattgagttaataaacccgcatacaaacatggtctcttttttgttttcttgagtaaagcagctccaacatgcaggtgtttcagcccagctcagtgctttctgtgttgGTGGGGCAGACAGTGTTGGCGGGGCAGACAGTGTTGGCGGGGCAGACAGTGTTGGTGGGGCAGACAGAGGAACATACGGAGCGTTGGGGTTGGTAATGTTCacggctcagtgttctgtcactcgtgGGGACACAACGTCACCtcaaaatctacagggagagctcgAAAAAGgaatttagtgttgtgttgtgcagTGGCTTTGCTGctattccccccacacacacaaaattaCCCCACCAAGATTGACATGCTAGAATCCCCCACTGAGCATGACAATGCTCTATTTCACACCCAGGCTTGGTTGTTATCGAGGGggagtgttggaaagatttttTTGCATTGAGAGAGGAGCTGTTGTTATTCACAATTGATGAAGGAAAAAAAAATACTTGGTTATTAAATCAAATGTTTCTCCTTGCCTTTGTAGCAGACATATTTGGGAAACTGAAGGAACTGAGCGCGAGCTTCCAGGGGAAGTACATTCTACAGATCATTGACCAAATCAGTGGACTCAGAGGAAGGAATTCTTGTCTTTCAAAAGCAAACCACGCCCccttccagtggtggaaaaagttatCAATGCTCTGAAGCCCTGCTCTGACGCCCTGTTCTGAAGCCCTGCTCTAAAGCCCTGCTCTAAAGCCCTGCTCTGAAGCCCTGCTCTGAAGCCCTGCTCTAAAGCCTGAAGCCCTGCTCTGAAGCCCTGATCTGAAGCCCTGATCTGAAGCCCTGCTCTAAAGCCCTGCTctaaagcacggtggctaggaaaaactccctagaaaggccaaaacctaggaagaaacctagagaggaaccaggctatgaggggtggccagtcctcttctggctgtgtcgggtggagattataacagaacatggccaagatgttcaaatgttcataaatgaccagcatgttcgaataataataaggcagaacagttgaaactggagcagcagcatggccaggtggactggggacagcaaggagtcatcatgtcaggtagtcctggggcatggtcctagggctcaggtcctccgagagagagaaagaaagagagaattagagagagcatatgtggggtggccagtcctcttctggctgtgccgggtggagattataacagaacatggccaagatgttcaaacgttcataaatgaccagcatggtcaaataataataaggcagaacagttgaaactggaagaTAGAACACAGAAGATTAGAAATCAGTCAGCAGTCCGTCCAAGTCtacttctgataagcttcccagcAAAGCATTGAAAACAttcaagcaacccagaaaagtgttaaaaaatagccaatattaacatatgtagcctaagaaacaaggttaatgaagtcaataacttgcttgtaaaAGATGACATTCatgttctgactctctctgaaactcacttagataatacctttgatgatacagtggtagcaagacatggttataacatctacagaagagacagaaatgccaaaggtggaggtgttgctgtttatattcagaaccacattcctgtaaagattagagaggatctcatgttaaatactgttgaagtaatacgactacaggttcatctgcttcacctaaagcccattctggtgggaagctgctatagaccaaccaagtgctaacagtcagtatctggataatatcaaatcaaatcaaatcaaatgttatttgtcacatacacatggttagcagatgttaatgcgagtgtagcgaaatgcttgtgcttctagttccgacaatgcagtaataaccaacaagtaatcaagctaacaattccaaaactactaccttatagacaagtgtaaggggataaagaatatgtacataaagatatatgagtgagtgatggtacagagcggcataggcaagatacagtagatggtattgagtgcagtatatacatatgagatgagtatgtaaacaaagtggcatagttaaagtggctagtgatacatgtattacataaagatgcagtagatgatatagagtactgtatatatacgtatacatatgcgatgaataatgtagggtatgtaaacattataataggtagcattgtttaaagtggctagcgatatattttacatcatttcccatcaattcccattattaaagtggctggagttgagtcagtgtgttggcagaagccactcaatgttagtggtggctgtttaacagtttgatggccttgagatagaagctgtttttcagtctctcggtcccagcttttatactgacctcgccttctggatgatagcggggtgaacaggcagtggctcggatgattgttgtccttgatgatctttatggccttcctgtgacatcgggtggtgtaggtgtcctggagggcaggtagtttgcccccggtgatgtgttgtgcagacctcactaccctctggagagccttacggttgtgggcggagcagttgccgtaccaggcagtgatacacccgacaggatgctctcgattgtgcatctgtagaagtttgtgagtgcttttggtgacaagccgaatttcttcagcctcctgaggttgaagaggcgctgctgcgccttcttcacgatgctgtctgtgtgggtggaccaattcagtttgtctgtgatgtgtacgccgagtaacttaaaacttactaccctctccactactgttccatcaatgtggataggggggtgttccctctgctgtttcctgaagtccacaatcatctccttagttttgttgacgttgagtgtgaggttattttcctgacaccacactccgagggccctcacctcctccctgtaggccgtctcgtcgttgttggtaatcaagcctaccgctGTTGtatcgtccgcaaacttgatgattgagttggaggcgtgcgtggccacgcagtcgtgggtgaacagggagtacaggagagggctcagagcgcacccttgtggggccccagtgttgaggatcagtggggtggaaatgttgttgcctaccctcaccacctgggggtggcccgtcaggaagtccagtacccagttgcacagggcggggtcgagacccagggtctcgagcttgatgacgagcttggagggcactatggtgttaaatgccgagctgtagtcgatgaacagcattctcacataggtattcctcttgtccagatgggttagggcagtgtgcagtgtggttgagattgcatcgtctgtggacctagtcagttaagaacaaattctcattttcaatgatggcctaccgaacagtgggttaactgcctgttcaggggcagaacgacagagttgtaccttgtcagctcgggggtttgaatgaggagcaaccagatgctgcacttgacacatttatgaaattgcttattccagttactaaaaAGCAGGTACCCATTAATTAAGAAAATAACTTTAAAAACTGTTGAATCCCCTTTTGGATTGATGaaaaaatttaaataaattgtatggttgagagatgagatgaggcaaaaggaatggcaaataagtctggcagcacaaccgattggcaaacacaCTGAAAATTGGGatatcatgtgactaaactaaataaaaaataaactacacAATGAAACAAAAGTAAATGACATAAAGAACAATAGTAAAAcgtttggagcaccttaaattatGTTTTGAGCAAAAAAGGCTAAAGTTCTCCCAATCATTGGGAACTGATTCATCACAAAGCCCCCTGATAGCCAAATACTGAAATAATGATTTTGTCATTAGCAAGATTAGCAGATTTAGCataacatgccagcaacaaacgctgacactacacaaaTAATCTGACctgaaagacaaaatatttaattcCCTGGAAGAGGTGAAAACAATAATCGCTATCAGCAATGAAAATGGCTCAAATGGAAAatgataaagaagttatttatcatatcccagcaagtcagatttctaaaatgttttactggCTGAAAAACAATAGCACAATAGAAAATTTATGACATTCAACCAACCACCACTGATGATTGCA
Proteins encoded:
- the LOC135574982 gene encoding uncharacterized protein LOC135574982; the encoded protein is MEESTKVRYRDMEEATKGQIKRYGGDDRGQIQRYGGVYQGQIQRYGGVYQGQIKRYGGVYQGQIQRYGGVYQGQIQRYGGGDQGQIQRYGGVYQGQIQRYRSQGYGGVYQGQIYGGDRYRDMEEATKVRYRDMEESTKVRYRDMEEATKGYGGDYQGQIQGYGGDYQGQIQRYGGDYQGQIQGYGGDYQGQMQRYGGVYQGQIKRYGGDYQGQIQRYGGVYQGQIQGYGGDYQGQIQRYGGVYQGQIQRYGGVYQGQIQRYGGDYQGQIQGYGGDYQGQIQGYGGDYQGQIQRYGGDYQGQIQGYGGDYQGQMQRYGGVYQGQIKRYEGDYQGQIQRYGGVYQGQIQGYGGDYQGQIQRYGGVYQGQIKRYGGVYQGQIQRYGGVYQGQIQRYGGDYQGQIQRYGGDYQGQIKRYGGVYQGQIQRYGGD